A single genomic interval of Camelina sativa cultivar DH55 chromosome 11, Cs, whole genome shotgun sequence harbors:
- the LOC104729087 gene encoding uncharacterized protein ycf36-like, translating to MLYSWGELGPSELFIRLGGLRLVTFTVLGVPIAAASFKPSREPLRFALAAGTGTLFLVSLIVLRIYLGWSYVGDRLLSAVIPYEESGWYDGQMWVKPPEVLARDRLLGSYKVKPVIKMLKQTLVGTGALLVSAFVLFVFATPVEDFFKTTLGAKDNQTEVSISRTNNKFNMRKEQLLRLPVDVVTDDDLAAAAAEAADGRPVYCRDRYYRALAGGQYCKWEDLVNK from the exons ATGTTGTATTCATGGGGAGAATTGGGTCCAAGCGAGTTATTTATTCGTCTCGGTGGTCTTAGGTTGGTCACTTTCACTGTTCTTGGAGTTCCTATTGCAGCTGCTAGCTTTAAACCTTCCAGA GAGCCTTTGAGATTTGCTCTAGCTGCGGGTACTGGAACGTTATTCCTGGTTTCATTGATTGTCTTGAGAATTTACTTG GGATGGAGCTACGTTGGAGATAGACTACTTTCTGCAGTTATACCATATGAAGAGAGTGGATGGTATGATGGGCAAATGTGGGTCAAACCACCAGAG GTGTTGGCTCGCGACAGGTTGTTAGGCTCTTACAAG GTGAAGCCAGTAATCAAGATGCTCAAACAAACATTAGTCGGAACAGGAGCTTTACTCGTGTCAGCATTCGTACTATTCGTATTCGCAACACCAGTCGAGGATTTCTTTAAAACCACTCTGGGAGCCAAAGATAACCAAACAGAAGTTTCCATTTCAAGAACCAACAATAAGTTCAATATGAG GAAAGAACAGTTGCTTCGGTTACCTGTAGATGTTGTGACCGACGATGATCTGGCAGCGGCCGCGGCTGAGGCTGCTGATGGAAGACCTGTCTATTGCAGAGACCGTTACTACCGTGCATTAGCCGGCGGTCAATACTGCAAATGGGAAGATCTCGTTAATAAATAG